One window of Liquorilactobacillus nagelii DSM 13675 genomic DNA carries:
- a CDS encoding helix-turn-helix transcriptional regulator → MLSNQHFQSTPAVNFDLLAYTIGSYHYNWHPQIELFWLLQGHVEVNVDGRRYDLKANDLILINTNCGHATFALDPECLALRLHIAPAFYTSQGLDLSHGAFHLNSVTAPQHRDYQTIRQILAQLYTGLHQSSWSAFELNAAYFQLTNLLHHDFFDTQATIAYPQPKKQSSLSRVIDNLNQHYDQPVTLESAAAISHYSTAYLSRIFKAELGINFYEYLTRCRLQHAIADLEDPNLKIADVAPKNGFQEVKSFNLMFKRHFGQTPSNYREHLSNGPRSAFKQPLTPTQTAWVQAQMTHWAQLATVDQLSACESCAYKLHFEEYQALKTKVTQLKNLLNQ, encoded by the coding sequence ATGTTATCCAACCAGCACTTTCAATCGACACCCGCGGTAAACTTCGACTTGCTCGCCTATACGATTGGTAGTTACCACTACAATTGGCATCCGCAAATCGAATTATTTTGGCTCCTGCAAGGCCACGTGGAAGTCAACGTTGACGGCCGCCGGTATGATTTAAAAGCCAACGACTTAATTTTAATCAACACCAACTGCGGTCACGCCACGTTTGCCCTGGATCCAGAATGTCTGGCGCTGCGCTTACATATCGCCCCTGCATTCTACACCAGCCAAGGACTCGACTTGTCACACGGAGCTTTTCACCTAAACAGCGTGACAGCACCGCAACATCGCGACTACCAGACCATCCGGCAAATTCTGGCACAGCTCTATACGGGACTGCATCAATCAAGTTGGTCCGCATTCGAGCTAAACGCGGCCTATTTCCAGCTGACCAACTTGTTACATCATGACTTTTTTGACACTCAGGCAACGATTGCCTATCCACAGCCGAAAAAACAAAGCTCGCTCAGCCGGGTCATCGACAATCTCAATCAGCACTACGATCAGCCCGTCACGCTCGAATCGGCAGCCGCCATCAGTCACTACTCCACGGCCTATTTGTCCCGTATTTTTAAAGCTGAGCTCGGCATCAATTTTTACGAATACCTGACCCGCTGCCGCCTTCAACACGCGATTGCCGACTTGGAGGACCCTAATCTAAAAATTGCAGACGTTGCACCCAAAAATGGGTTCCAGGAGGTCAAGTCATTTAATTTGATGTTCAAACGGCATTTCGGTCAGACGCCTTCGAACTACCGCGAGCACCTCTCAAATGGGCCGCGTTCAGCATTCAAACAACCACTGACGCCCACGCAAACCGCCTGGGTCCAAGCACAAATGACGCACTGGGCGCAACTGGCGACGGTCGATCAACTGAGTGCCTGTGAGAGTTGTGCTTACAAATTACACTTTGAAGAATACCAAGCACTCAAAACTAAGGTCACACAATTAAAAAATCTGCTCAATCAATAA
- the ttdB gene encoding L(+)-tartrate dehydratase subunit beta yields the protein MKTYHLTTPISDDDIKDIRIGDIVYLTGSLTTCRDVAHRRLVEEHRPLPVNVTDRAILHAGPIIKDLGDGHYQMVAVGPTTSMRMEKFEEAFVKETHVKLIVGKGGMGSGTERACKKYHALHLVYPAGNAVYAALHVEKIVDAQWKDLGMPETLWACEVKDFGPLIVSIDTNGDNLFEKNKVIFNERKEAEIKKINEQVKFIK from the coding sequence ATGAAAACTTATCATTTAACCACGCCCATCTCAGATGACGACATCAAAGACATTCGAATCGGCGACATCGTGTACCTGACCGGCTCACTCACGACCTGCCGGGACGTCGCGCATCGTCGGTTAGTCGAAGAACACCGGCCGTTACCCGTCAACGTTACCGACCGTGCCATTTTACACGCTGGTCCAATCATCAAAGATCTCGGCGACGGCCACTATCAGATGGTTGCGGTCGGCCCAACCACGAGTATGCGAATGGAAAAATTCGAAGAAGCCTTTGTCAAGGAAACTCACGTTAAGTTGATCGTTGGTAAGGGTGGGATGGGCTCGGGGACAGAACGCGCCTGCAAAAAATATCACGCTCTCCATCTGGTTTATCCCGCAGGTAACGCGGTATACGCTGCGCTGCACGTTGAAAAAATCGTTGATGCACAGTGGAAGGACCTCGGCATGCCCGAAACACTCTGGGCGTGTGAAGTCAAAGACTTTGGCCCGCTGATCGTCTCGATCGATACGAACGGTGACAACTTGTTTGAGAAGAACAAAGTCATTTTTAATGAACGCAAGGAAGCCGAAATCAAGAAAATCAACGAACAAGTCAAATTTATCAAATAA
- the ttdA gene encoding L(+)-tartrate dehydratase subunit alpha produces the protein MDTMTYDYTEPTLSTKGQRMRDILADYIALISHRLPDDVTAKLEELSKIEVDPLQKLVYDTMMENQLLANKLQRPSCQDTGALQFFIKCGAQFPLLGELNQILKDAVYRGTKKAPLRHNAVQTFDEYNTGMNIGDGIPSIFLRVDGNGTDISMYVYMAGGGCTLPGAAKVLMPGEGYEGVVRFVMDRMTSYGINACPPLLVGVGVATSVETAALNSKLALMRRVDSENPNANAAKLEHLLEDGINHIGLGPQGFGGQKSVMGVNVENTARHPSTIGVAVSTGCWSHRRGLINFDQDLNYELPLNKGVELS, from the coding sequence ATGGATACAATGACTTACGACTATACCGAACCCACACTATCGACCAAGGGGCAGCGAATGCGTGACATCTTGGCCGACTACATTGCCCTCATCAGTCACCGCTTACCCGATGACGTGACGGCCAAACTCGAAGAACTCAGCAAAATTGAAGTCGATCCCTTACAAAAGCTCGTTTACGATACGATGATGGAAAATCAGTTACTCGCCAACAAGCTGCAGCGGCCGAGCTGTCAAGATACTGGGGCCTTACAATTCTTCATCAAATGTGGCGCCCAGTTTCCGTTACTCGGAGAATTGAACCAGATTTTAAAGGATGCCGTTTATCGTGGCACGAAGAAGGCCCCGTTGCGGCACAACGCCGTTCAAACGTTCGACGAATACAATACTGGCATGAACATTGGTGACGGCATCCCGTCGATTTTCTTACGAGTCGACGGCAACGGTACGGACATTTCAATGTACGTTTACATGGCTGGTGGCGGTTGTACCTTGCCTGGCGCTGCCAAAGTGCTGATGCCCGGTGAAGGCTACGAAGGCGTCGTGCGGTTTGTCATGGATCGCATGACAAGCTATGGTATCAACGCTTGTCCACCATTACTCGTCGGCGTCGGCGTGGCAACCTCCGTTGAGACCGCCGCGTTGAATTCCAAACTCGCTTTGATGCGCCGCGTCGATAGTGAGAATCCAAATGCGAACGCCGCTAAGTTGGAACACCTCTTGGAAGACGGCATCAACCACATTGGGCTCGGGCCACAAGGCTTTGGTGGTCAAAAATCGGTCATGGGCGTCAACGTTGAAAATACGGCCCGGCATCCATCAACGATTGGCGTCGCCGTCAGCACTGGTTGCTGGTCCCATCGACGCGGTCTCATTAACTTTGACCAAGATTTGAATTACGAATTACCACTGAACAAAGGAGTCGAATTATCATGA
- a CDS encoding putative holin-like toxin, translating to MLLFGTFLIALLSYIDNTTNEKAAPHNFDRFMGRTSVVLISATSLTALHGKSCSRGTSFFFFIIA from the coding sequence ATGTTGCTGTTTGGCACGTTTTTAATCGCGCTACTCAGCTATATCGACAACACCACAAATGAAAAAGCCGCCCCACATAACTTTGACCGGTTTATGGGGCGAACTAGTGTTGTTTTAATATCTGCCACGTCTTTAACGGCTCTACACGGGAAGTCCTGTTCACGTGGGACTTCCTTTTTCTTTTTCATTATAGCATGA